A DNA window from Phragmites australis chromosome 11, lpPhrAust1.1, whole genome shotgun sequence contains the following coding sequences:
- the LOC133884485 gene encoding exocyst complex component EXO70B1-like → MAEDGEEKLLATVQHIVQTLGSSDTMTEDILKVFSNYDGRLSLEKLYAARAAAASGGGGGGGGGGEHSMPASPPLPPPPAAAAVSTAGARPPVTSMERTVRTLDRQISQFVAMDRLIWADSADADAFLEAVDDLIGTVQELDAAGTNRALLDRADELLSRCMARLEDEFRALIERPDDAAPVVPGGFGSDGSDDDEDFGGGDGYGDEPIPIAKPVTDYDVVIDALSPGSIANVRQIARRMVDAGFGRECAEAYAAARRSFVDESVARLGVRPRTAEEVHGSPWEELEFDIARWIPACKMVFRILIPSERRLCDRVFDGLAPFGDLAFIAAVRTQALQLISFGDAISTSSRAPERLFRVVDMYEAVRDLLPDLDPVFSDPYSAALRAEISAVCNTLGSSIKGIFMELENLIRRDPARVAAPGGGIHPITRYVMNYLRAACGSRQTLEEVMEGDFGSNGGAPVAVDPDRPTSSLAVHVAWIMDVLHKNLDTKSKIYRDPSLACVFLMNNGKYIIQKVNDSELGVLLGDEWIKQMTTRVRRWSMDYQRATWGKVMTVLQTGGPGIGGLPVKAMLQKLRMFNTYFEEIYAAQSEWVIADEQLRVDIRAAVEDSVMPVYAGLIAKLKSSPETGRDLYIKYTPEDVVAHIQHLFEGTPK, encoded by the coding sequence ATGGCGGAGGACGGCGAGGAGAAGCTGCTTGCGACGGTGCAGCACATCGTGCAGACGCTGGGCAGCAGCGATACCATGACGGAGGACATTCTCAAGGTCTTCTCCAACTACGACGGCCGCCTCTCGCTCGAGAAGCTCTATGCCGCGCGTGCCGCCGCCGCGtctggtggcggtggcggaggaggaggaggaggggagcacTCGATGCCGGCGTCGCCGCCACTGCCCCCGccgcctgcggcggcggcggtgtcgACCGCGGGGGCGAGGCCGCCGGTGACGTCCATGGAGCGGACCGTGCGCACGCTGGACCGCCAGATCTCGCAGTTCGTGGCCATGGACAGGCTGATTTGGGCAGACTCCGCGGACGCGGACGCGTTCCTGGAGGCGGTCGACGACCTCATCGGCACCGTGCAGGAGCTGGACGCCGCGGGGACCAACCGCGCCCTGCTCGACCGCGCGGACGAGCTGCTCAGCCGCTGCATGGCGCGGCTGGAGGACGAGTTCCGGGCGCTCATAGAGCGGCCCGACGACGCGGCCCCCGTGGTGCCGGGCGGGTTCGGGTCGGACGGgagcgacgacgacgaggacttCGGCGGCGGGGACGGCTACGGTGACGAACCAATCCCGATCGCCAAGCCGGTGACTGACTACGACGTCGTGATCGATGCTCTCTCGCCGGGGTCGATTGCCAACGTGCGCCAGATCGCGCGTCGGATGGTGGACGCCGGGTTCGGCCGTGAGTGCGCTGAGGCCTACGCCGCTGCGCGCCGCAGTTTCGTCGATGAGAGCGTTGCGCGCCTCGGTGTCCGCCCCCGTACCGCCGAGGAGGTACATGGCTCACCCTGGGAGGAGCTCGAGTTCGACATCGCCCGCTGGATCCCGGCCTGCAAGATGGTGTTCCGCATCCTGATTCCCAGCGAGCGCCGCCTCTGTGACCGCGTGTTCGATGGCCTCGCCCCCTTCGGAGACCTTGCCTTCATCGCTGCCGTGCGCACCCAGGCGCTGCAGCTCATATCGTTCGGTGACGCTATCTCTACCTCCAGCCGCGCGCCAGAGCGCCTCTTCCGTGTCGTAGACATGTACGAGGCTGTCCGTGATCTCCTCCCTGACCTTGACCCTGTGTTCTCCGACCCTTACTCCGCTGCACTCCGTGCGGAGATCTCGGCGGTGTGCAACACACTTGGGTCCTCAATCAAAGGTATATTCATGGAATTGGAAAATCTCATCCGCCGTGACCCTGCCCGAGTTGCTGCCCCTGGTGGTGGCATACACCCCATCACTCGCTATGTCATGAACTATCTCCGGGCGGCTTGTGGGTCACGGCAGACATTGGAAGAGGTTATGGAAGGTGACTTTGGTTCTAATGGAGGTGCGCCTGTGGCTGTTGACCCTGACCGCCCCACCTCATCACTCGCCGTGCATGTCGCATGGATCATGGACGTTCTTCACAAGAATTTGGATACAAAGTCCAAGATCTACCGCGATCCATCACTTGCTTGCGTCTTCTTGATGAACAATGGCAAGTACATCATCCAGAAGGTCAATGACAGCGAGTTAGGTGTTTTACTAGGTGATGAGTGGATCAAGCAGATGACAACTAGAGTTCGCCGCTGGAGTATGGATTACCAGCGGGCAACATGGGGCAAGGTTATGACTGTGCTTCAAACTGGTGGTCCAGGCATTGGTGGTCTCCCGGTCAAGGCGATGCTGCAGAAACTGCGTATGTTTAATACGTACTTTGAGGAGATTTATGCAGCACAGTCAGAATGGGTGATAGCAGATGAACAACTAAGGGTGGATATCAGGGCAGCAGTGGAGGATTCAGTGATGCCAGTTTATGCAGGTTTAATTGCTAAGCTGAAGTCATCTCCCGAAACAGGGCGTGACTTGTACATCAAGTACACTCCAGAAGATGTTGTGGCACATATCCAACACTTGTTTGAAGGAACACCAAAGTGA